Proteins from a single region of Callithrix jacchus isolate 240 chromosome 12, calJac240_pri, whole genome shotgun sequence:
- the MBL2 gene encoding mannose-binding protein C has product MSLFPSLPLLLLSVLVASYSETVTSEDAQKTCPTVIACSSPGINGFPGKDGRDGTKGEKGEPGQGLRGLQGPPGKLGPPGNPGPSGSPGAKGQKGDPGASPDCDSSLANPERKTLQTEINRIKKWVTFSLGKQVGKKLFLTNGETMTFDKVKALCAQFQASVATPMNQAENTALQSLVKEEAFLGITDEETEGQFVDLTGRRLTYTNWNKGEPNNADSREDCVVLLRSGGWNDVPCSSSHLVICEFPV; this is encoded by the exons ATGTCCCTGTTTCCATCACTACCTCTCCTTCTCCTGAGTGTGTTGGTAGCATCTTACTCAGAAACTGTGACCTCTGAGGATGCCCAAAAGACCTGTCCCACGGTGATTGCCTGTAGCTCTCCAGGCATCAATGGCTTCCCAGGAAAAGATGGGCGTGATGGCACCAAAGGAGAAAAGGGGGAGCCAG GCCAAGGGCTCAGAGGCTTGCAAGGCCCTCCTGGAAAGTTGGGGCCTCCAGGAAATCCAGGACCTTCTGGGTCACCAGGGGCCAAGGGCCAAAAAGGAGACCCTGGAGCCAGTCCAG ATTGTGATAGTAGCCTGGCTAACCCAGAAAGAAAAACTCTGCAAACAGAAATAAATCGTATCAAAAAGT GGGTAACCTTCTCTCTGGGCAAACAAGTTGGAAAGAAGCTCTTCCTGACCAATGGTGAAACAATGACCTTTGACAAAGTGAAGGCCCTGTGTGCCCAATTCCAGGCCTCTGTGGCCACCCCCATGAATCAGGCAGAGAACACGGCCCTCCAGAGTCTGGTCAAGGAAGAAGCCTTCCTAGGCATCACTGATGAGGAGACAGAAGGGCAGTTCGTGGATCTGACAGGAAGAAGACTGACCTACACAAACTGGAACAAGGGTGAACCCAACAATGCTGATTCCAGAGAAGACTGTGTAGTGCTCCTGAGAAGTGGCGGGTGGAATGATGTCCCCTGTTCCTCCTCCCATCTGGTGATCTGCGAGTTCCCTGTCTGA